One genomic region from Camelus dromedarius isolate mCamDro1 chromosome 17, mCamDro1.pat, whole genome shotgun sequence encodes:
- the LOC105090706 gene encoding large ribosomal subunit protein uL1-like: protein MSSKVSCNTLYETVRQALHRNQRKRQKFLKTVELQISLKNYDPQKDKCFSGTVRLKSTPCPKLSVWVLGDQQHCDEANAVDISHKDIKALKKLNKNKKLVKKLAKKYEAFLASESLIKQIPRILGPGLNKADKFPSVLTHNENMVAKVDEVKFTIKFQMKKVLCLAVAVGHVKMTDDELVYNIHLAVNFLVSLLKKNWQNVRAL, encoded by the coding sequence ATGAGCAGCAAGGTCTCCTGCAACACCCTGTACGAGACAGTGCGGCAAGCCCTGCACAGGAACCAGCGCAAGCGCCAGAAGTTTTTGAAGACAGTGGAACTTCAGATCAGCCTGAAGAACTATGACCCTCAGAAGGACAAATGCTTCTCGGGCACCGTCAGGCTGAAGTCCACTCCCTGCCCCAAGCTCTCCGTATGGGTTCTGGGAGACCAGCAGCATTGTGATGAGGCCAATGCTGTGGATATCTCCCACAAGGACATCAAGGCTCTGAAGAAGCTCAACAAGAATAAGAAACTAGTTAAGAAGCTGGCCAAGAAGTATGAAGCCTTTTTGGCTTCAGAGTCTCTGATCAAGCAGATCCCAAGAATCCTGGGCCCAGGTCTGAATAAGGCTGACAAGTTCCCTTCCGTGCTGACCCACAATGAGAATATGGTAGCCAAAGTTGATGAAGTGAAGTTCACAATCAAGTTCCAGATGAAGAAGGTGTTGTGTCTGGCAGTGGCTGTTGGCCATGTGAAAATGACAGATGATGAGCTTGTGTATAACATCCACTTAGCTGTCAATTTCCTGGTGTCATTGCTCAAGAAAAATTGGCAGAATGTCCGGGCTTTGTAA